The window AGCTGCCCTCCGAGGCTGTGCCCCAACAGCAGGCGCGGCGCCCCCGGGAAGGCGGCCGCGACCGCCCGGAACAGCGCGGGCAGGTCGTACGCCACCATCTCGTGGTAGCCGTAGCGCACTCCGCGCCGCACGCGGACCGAGCTCGTGCCCTGCCCCCGCAACTCGCCGACGGCCACCTGGAACCCGGCCCCTGCGAGCGCTTCCGCCAGCGGGGTGTAGGAGGCGGCCCGGGTGCCCATCGCGGGCAGGCACACCACCACCGGGGCCGACGGCTCGTCGGGCCTTCGGTGGAACCGGACTTGAGCCGTGGCGCCGTCCTCGGCGCGCACGGTCTCCGTGGTCACTTCGGTGGACGACACCGCAGGCCTCCCTCGCTCCTGGTCATCCTGCGCTCTGCGCGGAGCACGTTCAACAGCCGGATCACGCCGGGCGTCCGGACCCGGCGGCTGCGGCCGCATCGCGGAGCGTGTGATGATCCCTGCCGTGACCCCCACCGGTATCGAATTCCTCGCCTCGTTCGTCAGGACCGGACGCCTGCACGGGATCGGCATCGGCTCCACCCTCGACGAGGCCGGCCGGGCCGTCCGGCACCGCTTCGTCGACGTCGTCGATGAGGGCGGCGAGTCGCTGCGCCGCGACCACGGGTTCGTCGAGCTCTACTTCAACCCCGTCCCCGGCGGCGGGTGGGTGATGTCCGGCGGATCCGTCGAGCTCCACCGGCTCGCCCCCGGCCACGGCGCGGCGCAGGAATGGGCCCGGACGACGGGGGTCGGGTTCCCCCGTCACGTCGCGTGGGAGACCCTGCGCGCGGAACTCGCGCGGGTCCCCGGCGCCCCGGAACTGACGGTCGGCGATCAGGGCGGCTTCCTCGAACACCGGGCGGCCGCGTCCGGCGTCTCCGTGATCGTCGTGGACGACGAGGAGGAGGAGCGGGGCTGCCACCCGGGCCACGGCGACGTGTGGAGCGTCAGCCTGTGGGGACCCGTCCCGGCGCGGTGACCGCCGGTCCGGGCGCGGCGTTCGCCCCGACGGGCAGGGGCGGTGCGCCGGATCAAGGGGGTGGCCCGTCTGGGCCGGTCGGGTGCTTGACCCGCCCCGGGCGATTGGGTGCTCCCCGATCGGGCACCTGCAGACCATGGCCTTCGAACATCCTGCGGAGAAGGGCGGGCGGGGGCGGCTCGGCCGCTTCGAGAAGCTGGCCGAGCTGGCCTCCAACTTCACCAGCTCCGCCGTCTTCTCCGTGTTCTGCGTCCTGCTGGTGGCCGCCTTCGTCGGAGCCCATCTGGCGCATGTGAGCACGAGCTGGCAGCACCTGCTCGGCGACGCGATGGGCGCGGTCGCCCTGCTGCTCCTGGCCCTGCTGAAGAATTCCGAGCGCAGGGCCGAGCACGCGATCCAGCTCAAGCTCGACGCCATCGCGGCCGCGCTCCTGGAGCAGTACGAGGGCGAGCCGGGCCGCGCGCACAGGGACCTCGCCAAGGCCATCGGGATCGAGGAGGGCGAGTAGCGGCAG is drawn from Streptomyces sp. NBC_01232 and contains these coding sequences:
- a CDS encoding low affinity iron permease family protein; amino-acid sequence: MAFEHPAEKGGRGRLGRFEKLAELASNFTSSAVFSVFCVLLVAAFVGAHLAHVSTSWQHLLGDAMGAVALLLLALLKNSERRAEHAIQLKLDAIAAALLEQYEGEPGRAHRDLAKAIGIEEGE